From the Pseudorca crassidens isolate mPseCra1 chromosome 18, mPseCra1.hap1, whole genome shotgun sequence genome, one window contains:
- the ACOD1 gene encoding cis-aconitate decarboxylase: protein MMLKSVTESFAKVIHGLKVGHLTDRVIQRSKRMILDTLGVGFLGTSTEVFQKAREYSKIYSSNVSSTVWGQPDFRLPPTYAAFVNGVAVHSMDFDDTWYPATHPSGAVLPVLMALSEALPPSPKCSGLDLLLAFNVGIEVQGRLMHFSKEAKDIPKRFHPPSVVGTLGSAAAASKFLGLSMTECQEALAIAVSHAGAPMANAATQTKPLHVGNAARHGLEAAFLAMLGLQGNKQVLDMESGFGAFYANYAPKILPDVDSHTWLLDQQDVAFKLFPAHLATHWVADAAASVRKQLVRDRALLPTDHMERIVLRIPDVQYVNRPFPDSEPEARHSFQYVACAMLLDGAITASSFHKHQVNRPRVRELLGKVELEHPQDNLPNFNTLYCEISVALKDGAIFTERSDTFYGHWRKPLSQKDLQEKFRANACRMLSCHTVERLIEIVENLEDLEDCSVLTALLKEPSPPEIVSKSL, encoded by the exons TCTGTCACAGAAAGCTTTGCCAAAGTGATCCATGGCTTGAAAGTGGGACACCTGACAGATCGCGTTATCCAGAGGAGCAAGAGGATGATTCTGGATACCCTGGGTGTTGGGTTCCTGGGAACCAGTACAGAAGTGTTCCAAAAAGCCAGGGAATACAGTAAA ATCTATAGTTCCAACGTATCCAGCACTGTTTGGGGCCAGCCAGACTTCAGGCTACCACCAACATATGCTGCTTTCGTTAACGGTGTGGCT GTTCACTCAATGGATTTTGATGACACGTGGTACCCTGCCACCCACCCTTCTGGAGCTGTCCTTCCTGTCCTCATGGCTTTGTCAGAAGCCCTGCCTCCAAGTCCAAAGTGTTCTGGCCTTGACCTGCTGCTGGCTTTCAACGTTGGTATTGAAGTGCAAGGCCGATTAatgcatttctccaaggaagccAAGGACATACCAAAGAG attccatccCCCCTCAGTGGTGGGAACTTTGGGTAGTGCTGCTGCGGCATCTAAGTTTTTGGGGCTCAGCATGACAGAGTGCCAAGAGGCCCTGGCTATTGCTGTTTCTCATGCTGGGGCACCCATGGCGAATGCCGCCACTCAGACCAAGCCTCTTCACGTCGGCAATGCCGCCAGGCATGGGCTAGAAGCTGCTTTTCTGGCAATGCTGGGTCTCCAGGGAAACAAACAGGTCTTGGACATGGAGTCAGGGTTTGGGGCCTTCTATGCCAACTATGCCCCCAAAATCCTTCCAGACGTAGATTCACACACTTGGCTGCTGGACCAGCAGGATGTGGCCTTCAAGCTTTTCCCTGCCCATTTGGCCACGCACTGGGTGGCAGACGCAGCTGCATCTGTGAGAAAACAGCTTGTAAGAGACAGAGCCCTGCTTCCCACTGACCACATGGAGAGAATTGTGCTTAGAATTCCAGATGTCCAGTATGTGAACAGGCCCTTCCCAGACTCGGAGCCTGAGGCCCGACACTCCTTCCAGTACGTGGCCTGCGCCATGCTGCTGGATGGTGCCATCACTGCCTCATCATTCCACAAACACCAGGTCAACAGGCCACGGGTAAGAGAGCTGCTCGGTAAGGTAGAGCTGGAGCACCCTCAGGACAACCTACCAAATTTCAACACCCTCTACTGCGAGATAAGTGTTGCCCTCAAGGATGGAGCCATCTTCACAGAGCGCTCTGATACCTTCTACGGTCACTGGAGGAAGCCTCTGAGCCAGAAAGACCTACAGGAAAAGTTCAGAGCCAATGCCTGCAGGATGCTGTCCTGCCACACTGTAGAAAGGCTTATAGAGATAGTAGAAAACCTAGAAGACCTGGAAGACTGCTCTGTGTTAACTGCACTTCTGAAAGAACCCTCTCCACCAGAGATAGTTTCAAAATCTCTCTAG